From Primulina tabacum isolate GXHZ01 chromosome 2, ASM2559414v2, whole genome shotgun sequence, one genomic window encodes:
- the LOC142537774 gene encoding uncharacterized protein LOC142537774 has translation MAKLSLVYGSEAVLPVEIGQSSTRIESYPSNNDQTRAIEIDLVKEKRDRAAIRMEAYRSRVMKSYNKHVRSRDFQVGDLVMKKVKPVGDVGKLEARWEGPFKVIQKISSGAAYYLEDSQGHALKRPWNAFHLKKYYV, from the exons ATGGCCAAACTGAG CTTAGTCTATGGTTCAGAAGCAGTCTTACCTGTGGAGATCGGACAGTCTTCCACTCGGATAGAATCTTATCCAAGCAACAATGATCAGACCAGGGCCATTGAGATTGATTTGGTTAAAGAAAAAAGAGACCGGGCAGccattcgaatggaagcttatCGCAGCCGGGTAATGAAATCCTATAACAAGCATGTTCGATCACGAGATTTCCAGGTTGGAGACTTGGTCATGAAAAAGGTGAAGCCAGTGGGTGATGTGGGGAAATTAGAAGCACGATGGGAAGGACCCTTCAAAGTAATTCAGAAAATTAGCTCGGGGGCGGCTTATTATCTAGAAGACTCTCAGGGACATGCCCTTAAAAGACCCTGGAATGCATTTCATTTGAAGAAATATTATGTTTGA